One window of Papaver somniferum cultivar HN1 chromosome 9, ASM357369v1, whole genome shotgun sequence genomic DNA carries:
- the LOC113311483 gene encoding uncharacterized protein LOC113311483: MELANFISKEPLILTQSFNKGIIPSFDILKSILQTDQNVIKMIKRNYWILGTNLVKRLMVNLELLRKEGVPATNVSKYLIQNPRTFAADADIFKEIVEKVKDMGFNHLQTRFLKAIVVFTKISEVNWSNKMDVYKRWGWSENQIQAAFRRPPGCMTASEKKIMAVMNFPVNEMGH, from the coding sequence ATGGAACTTGCCAACTTCATCTCAAAGGAACCATTGATCTTGACACAGAGTTTTAATAAAGGAATAATTCCTTCATTTGATATCCTTAAGAGCATTCTCCAGACTGACCAAAACGTCATTAAAATGATTAAACGGAATTATTGGATTCTCGGTACAAACCTTGTTAAAAGATTGATGGTCAACCTAGAGCTTTTGAGAAAGGAAGGCGTCCCTGCAACTAATGTTTCTAAGTATCTAATCCAAAACCCAAGAACATTTGCTGCAGATGCGGATATATTTAAAGAGATTGTAGAAAAGGTTAAAGATATGGGTTTCAATCATTTACAAACCAGATTTCTTAAAGCTATAGTTGTATTTACAAAAATTAGTGAAGTCAATTGGAGTAATAAGATGGATGTTTACAAGAGATGGGGTTGGTCCGAGAATCAAATTCAAGCAGCATTTAGGAGGCCTCCCGGTTGTATGACGGCTTCTGAGAAGAAGATTATGGCGGTTATGAATTTCCCTGTGAATGAAATGGGTCACTGA